The Trypanosoma brucei gambiense DAL972 chromosome 10, complete sequence genome has a segment encoding these proteins:
- a CDS encoding ATP-binding cassette protein, putative: MEGNGSPPCFTQFTDAEEEETSFLVKGPNQEDPASLGPEKPVALTFRNITYTVQGDKGRPKEILRGISGYVRGGELLALLGPSGAGKSTLLDIMAQRQKSGTIGGEVLLQGRPIHLGSFRRISAYVQQEDLLWPYLTVKESISYAAQLRTPPSFTRSVLETHIQRVMRLLGIDHVQNSRIGSQMVRGISGGEKKRCAIAMELVSQPSILFLDEPTTGLDTFTAQHLLTVLKEIAAGGVAVVFSIHQPRKSIFQLFDKLLLLTGSGEQAYFGPASAVMRFLEGVGVAPPQLDNPADVLLDAVAVPPSEEFFKSGVGQNCALAMSRTCSGIVTAFHTSLLAVVEREIGAINERCSYGYDGLPGGDPSPYYRGITKQIYVVAWRAVLSKLRDSSAAVARIVAAAFFGTVIGSVYFQLGNDQLSIRNRMGSLFFVTMNTSLSCLATLNLFIEERAIFVREHRAGMYCVLAYYIGKIVQDVPITVVTNLLFDIIVYFTMGLQQGVGKFLLFSCTCTFVVLNSYFLCLFLSSLSRNIQVANIVAPLVLVLLLLPSGGVLMGTQSLPFFWRWLKYVSFVRYGLAGLVVNEFDGLKFVCEPKVPFCFPDGTTYARLQGYFPEELPEYIVACAASVAVYMVLAFFALLARAKYLQ; the protein is encoded by the coding sequence ATGGAGGGCAATGGCAGCCCTCCTTGTTTCACACAGTTTACAGATgccgaagaagaggagacCTCTTTTCTAGTTAAGGGCCCAAATCAAGAAGACCCCGCTTCATTGGGGCCAGAGAAGCCTGTGGCCTTAACGTTTAGAAATATCACATACACTGTCCAAGGTGACAAAGGGAGGCCAAAAGAAATTTTACGCGGTATCTCGGGCTATGTGAGAGGTGGTGAGTTGCTTGCCTTGCTCGGTCCGTCTGGTGCCGGTAAGTCGACGCTTCTTGACATAATGGcgcaaagacaaaagagtGGGACTATAGGTGGTGAGGTGCTGTTGCAGGGGCGCCCAATTCACCTGGGATCGTTTCGCCGCATCAGTGCGTACGTACAGCAGGAAGACCTGCTTTGGCCTTATTTGACTGTGAAAGAAAGCATTTCATACGCCGCCCAGCTGCGCACTCCGCCGTCGTTCACACGCAGTGTGCTGGAAACACACATCCAGCGTGTCATGCGACTTCTGGGCATCGATCACGTACAGAACTCACGAATTGGGTCGCAGATGGTCCGTGGAATCAGcgggggagaaaagaagcgcTGCGCGATCGCCATGGAGCTGGTGTCCCAGCCATCCATTTTATTCCTTGACGAACCAACCACAGGCCTTGACACCTTTACTGCCCAACATCTCCTTACTGTCCTTAAGGAGATAGCAGCTGgtggtgttgctgttgtcttTTCAATTCATCAGCCACGCAAAAGCATATTCCAGCTGTTTGacaagttgctgctgttaaCCGGGTCAGGTGAGCAGGCGTACTTCGGGCCCGCGAGTGCAGTCATGCGATTCCTCGAGGGTGTAGGCGTCGCGCCGCCGCAGCTGGACAATCCAGCAGATGTTTTGCTGGACGCTGTGGCTGTGCCACCAAGTGAggagttttttaaaagtggTGTAGGTCAAAACTGTGCTTTAGCCATGTCACGAACGTGCTCCGGCATTGTCACCGCCTTCCACACTTCACTGCTCGCCGTGGTGGAGCGTGAGATTGGTGCCATCAACGAAAGGTGCAGTTATGGATATGATGGTCTTCCAGGGGGAGACCCGTCACCATATTACCGTGGCATCACGAAACAAATCTATGTCGTGGCGTGGCGTGCGGTGTTAAGCAAACTACGGGATTCCAGCGCGGCGGTGGCCCGTATCGTTGCAGCGGCATTTTTCGGGACAGTGATCGGCTCTGTGTACTTTCAGTTGGGTAACGATCAGCTGTCTATTCGGAATCGAATGGGCTCGCTATTTTTTGTAACCATGAATACATCGCTTTCGTGCCTAGCAACCCTTAATCTTTTCATCGAGGAGCGTGCTATTTTCGTGAGAGAGCATCGTGCCGGGATGTATTGTGTGCTTGCGTACTACATAGGGAAGATTGTTCAGGACGTGCCGATAACCGTTGTGACAAACCTCCTGTTCGACATTATAGTGTACTTCACGATGGGTCTGCAACAGGGTGTGGGTaagttcctcctcttttcctgTACGTGCACCTTTGTTGTGCTGAACAGctactttctttgtttgttcctCTCGAGCTTGTCGAGAAACATACAAGTGGCGAACATTGTGGCACCGTTGGtgcttgtgcttttgcttctACCCTCGGGGGGTGTCTTGATGGGCACTCAGAGCCTTCCATTCTTTTGGCGTTGGCTCAAATATGTTTCGTTTGTGCGCTACGGCCTAGCGGGGCTTGTGGTGAACGAATTTGATGGTTTGAAGTTCGTGTGTGAGCCGAAGGTGCCCTTCTGCTTTCCGGATGGCACGACGTATGCAAGGTTGCAGGGGTATTTTCCGGAAGAACTCCCGGAATACATCGTCGCGTGTGCAGCAAGTGTTGCGGTTTACATGGTGTTGGCATTCTTCGCTTTGTTGGCGCGTGCGAAGTATCTTCAGTGA
- a CDS encoding succinyl-CoA ligase [GDP-forming] beta-chain,putative, with amino-acid sequence MTCNTDRSFCFRSLRPGSRRRTGTFSVISSPSPFIFLPSFFLSVSTNQTAEVALATKKGPERERRSYFYLFISLRVSYKLQSHITVTSMFTRIGRVCLPTKAALTQCRYLNIHEYQSKALLKEGGCKTEFGVACSSIEEVEAALGKIKGDKKVVKSQILAGGRGMGTFVDGFKGGVHVCKDAAEALACARRMLNNTLVTKQTGPKGQKVSRLYVTEAISGIKRELYLALLLDRKTASPVFIGSAEGGMGIEELAQKQPDKIKKMRINVQEGINHDNCLTFAHELGFTGRAAENAAEQIKALYNVGKSKDCTMVEINPLVELENGDVMCIDAKLSFDDNAEFRQHDIFALADATQIDPKEVVAKKYDLNYIALDGNVGCLVNGAGLAMATMDLISHGGGKPANFLDVGGSATKEQIVAAFEIITGDEAVRSILVNIFGGIMRCDTIAEGIVAASRMLKSKGVREVPVVVRLSGSKEEEGKRILKESGLPLHPAQNFEEAAALACKLAA; translated from the coding sequence ATGACCTGTAACACGGACCGTTCGTTTTGCTTCCGTAGCCTCCGGCCGGGATCTCGGAGGCGGACAGGTACTTTTTCGGTGATTTCTTCTCCTTCacccttcatttttctcccctctttctttctttccgtcTCCACAAACCAAACGGCAGAGGTTGCGCTAGCCACGAAAAAAGGTCCAGAAAGGGAGCGGAGAAgttacttttatttatttatttcgctGAGGGTATCGTATAAACTACAAAGCCACATTACAGTAACGAGTATGTTTACTCGCATTGGTCGTGTCTGCCTTCCCACGAAGGCTGCGCTGACGCAGTGCCGCTACCTCAACATTCACGAGTACCAATCAAAGGCCCTGCTGAAGGAGGGTGGATGCAAGACGGAGTTTGGTGTTGCGTGCTCCAGTATTGAGGAAGTGGAGGCGGCACTCGGGAAGATCAAAGGAGATAAGAAAGTCGTCAAGTCACAGATTCTCGCAGGAGGTCGCGGCATGGGTACCTTCGTTGACGGTTTCAAGGGtggtgtgcatgtgtgcaaGGATGCGGCGGAGGCGCTCGCATGCGCTCGCCGTATGCTGAATAATACTCTCGTAACGAAGCAGACTGGACCGAAGGGACAGAAGGTGAGCAGGCTCTACGTCACTGAGGCGATTTCTGGAATTAAGCGTGAGTTGTATCTGGCACTGCTCCTCGACCGCAAAACCGCCTCACCTGTCTTCATTGGCAGTGCAGAGGGAGGTATGGGCATTGAGGAGCTTGCACAGAAACAGCCGGATAAGATCAAGAAGATGCGCATTAACGTCCAAGAGGGAATTAACCACGACAACTGCCTTACCTTCGCACACGAACTGGGCTTCACGGGACGCGCCGCTGAAAATGCTGCCGAGCAAATAAAGGCACTGTATAACGTTGGCAAGTCAAAGGATTGCACGATGGTGGAGATTAACCCCCTAGTGGAGCTGGAAAATGGCGATGTGATGTGCATTGATGCTAAGTTGTCGTTTGATGATAACGCAGAGTTCCGCCAGCATGACATCTTTGCCCTCGCTGACGCCACGCAGATCGACCCCAAAGAGGTGGTAGCCAAAAAGTATGACTTAAACTATATCGCCCTCGACGGCAACGTTGGTTGCCTCGTAAACGGTGCTGGCCTTGCCATGGCCACAATGGACCTCATCTCCCACGGTGGCGGCAAGCCTGCAAACTTCCTTGATGTCGGTGGGAGCGCGACAAAAGAGCAGATTGTCGCAGCGTTTGAAATTATTACTGGTGACGAGGCGGTTCGCAGCATCCTCGTGAACATCTTCGGTGGCATCATGCGCTGCGACACCATTGCCGAGGGTATCGTTGCGGCGTCTCGAATGCTGAAGTCAAAGGGGGTGCGGGAGGTGCCTGTTGTTGTGCGACTAAGCGGCagcaaggaagaagaaggcaAGCGTATCTTGAAGGAAAGCGGCCTCCCCCTGCATCCCGCACAGAACTTTGAGGAGGCAGCGGCGCTGGCATGCAAACTCGCCGCGTGA
- a CDS encoding GTP-binding protein, putative: MLQPCLRRMSKCSSHPFVDAVKLLISSGAGGDGASVMSHEHGNEFAGPGGGNGGRGGNVMLKGSKKVNDLSHIKAMGTQISAAPGSVGFARTAHGKKGKDLLLELPVGTTVVDVDTNEVVYDVDEDGVELLLLQGGQGGKGNAAFANKWHHSPTESTRGLPGNTMLAQLELKSLADVGLVGYPNAGKSSILSAISSSKPTIAPYAFTTKRPYVGFIYDLYGNTCRVADLPGLIEGAFENRGLGHKFLRHAERTQSLAYVIDMAESYNPSSSTKPLEPWEAVETLRRELEYYLPGLSSRAMMIFANKMDMYKDTKGNFLKEKAEELQRRVQLPVFPVSAALGIALGAEHPQAGFKCAVELMCKVVFQKKQRCKDMREAQRRLETFTLDKTFCDKNIGAFIPSGDPEQRKGDTSLVDQQFEPCGFSGLGEEFSAYQQATAARGRLHDFRDLTMKGRYWSLTRRNGERVTSEKWQ, encoded by the coding sequence ATGCTTCAACCCTGCCTGCGTCGCATGAGCAAGTGTAGTTCGCATCCTTTTGTGGATGCAGTGAAGCTACTGATTTCCAGTGGCGCCGGAGGTGACGGTGCTAGTGTCATGTCGCATGAACACGGGAACGAGTTCGCCGGCCCCGGGGGTGGGAATGGCGGGAGGGGTGGGAATGTAATGCTAAAGGGcagtaaaaaagtaaatgatCTCTCGCACATCAAGGCTATGGGAACCCAAATCAGTGCTGCACCCGGCAGCGTTGGTTTCGCTCGAACGGCACATGGTAAAAAGGGCAAGGATCTTCTCCTTGAGCTACCCGTTGGTACGACCGTTGTTGATGTCGACACCAACGAGGTTGTGTATGATGTGGACGAGGATGGCGTAGAGCTGCTACTTCTTCAAGGTGGTCAGGGTGGGAAGGGGAACGCAGCTTTTGCCAACAAGTGGCACCACTCTCCCACTGAGTCGACTCGCGGCCTCCCCGGAAACACTATGCTCGCACAACTTGAACTTAAATCGCTCGCGGATGTGGGTCTCGTCGGGTACCCAAATGCAGGAAAATCGTCCATTCTTTCAGCCATAAGTAGCAGCAAACCTACGATTGCACCGTATGCATTCACTACGAAGAGGCCATACGTTGGTTTTATTTATGACCTTTACGGTAATACATGTAGGGTGGCGGACTTACCTGGACTCATTGAAGGTGCCTTTGAAAACCGTGGGCTTGGGCATAAGTTTCTGCGTCATGCTGAGCGGACACAATCATTAGCGTACGTTATAGATATGGCTGAGTCGTACAATCCTTCGTCCTCCACAAAACCTCTAGAACCGTGGGAGGCTGTGGAGACTCTGCGCAGGGAATTAGAGTATTACCTACCGGGGTTAAGTAGCAGAGCGATGATGATTTTCGCTAACAAGATGGATATGTATAAGGACACCAAGGGAAactttttaaaggaaaaggctGAGGAACTGCAGAGAAGAGTCCAGCTTCCCGTTTTCCCCGTGTCCGCAGCATTGGGTATTGCACTGGGCGCTGAACATCCACAGGCTGGATTCAAGTGTGCGGTAGAACTCATGTGCAAGGTAGTGTTCCAAAAGAAACAACGCTGTAAAGATATGCGTGAAGCTCAACGGAGGTTGGAGACTTTCACATTGGACAAAACTTTTTGTGACAAGAACATTGGTGCTTTCATTCCCTCCGGGGATCCTGAACAGAGGAAAGGTGACACTTCTCTAGTGGATCAACAATTCGAACCCTGTGGATTCAGTGGGTTGGGCGAGGAATTCAGCGCCTATCAGCAGGCAACTGCAGCCCGCGGGAGGCTGCACGATTTTCGGGATTTGACAATGAAAGGGAGGTATTGGTCACTAACACGGCGAAATGGAGAGCGTGTCACCAGTGAGAAGTGGCAGTGA
- a CDS encoding ATP-dependent DEAD/H RNA helicase, putative codes for MQDDIPVDGEPCVKRCRHETVPAMTFPYELDAFQRDSINALENGDSVLVSAHTSAGKTTVALYAIAKAVREKKRVIYTSPIKALSNQKFREFTDKFDSVGLMTGDTTIKVDSDCLVMTTEILRSMLYRGTEMLREVGCVVFDEVHYMRDKSRGVVWEETISLLPEGCQYVFLSATIPNAREFAEWVESIHPGTKVHVIHTDYRPVPLHHYVYPCGADGIFLIVDELGKFREDNFRRAMASVGAGNKGGDANGAESTEVAAASRGKQRSMRKSTEPIMEIIKLVMNRNMYPIIVFSFAKAECERNALALSKLNFNNTEEDALVTEVFNNAMECLATEDRKLPAIEHLLPLLKRGVGIHHSGLLPILKEVVEILFQAGLVKVLFSTETFSMGLNMPARTVVFTSVKKFDGETNRYLTGGEYIQMSGRAGRRGLDRVGVVIAMVDEAVEPEILKQVTGGGADVLNSSFHLTYNMVLNLLRVEDVDPEFMMRRSFAQFQRLRNRPALEMKAEELTKDITSICVEHEEMFRQYAHCQEQLEKKRKQIGDFLKQPVFIRRFTNTGRLLRIRRSTDGALFNWGICRSSRAKTSNADEKDPSSFSVDALVICRKADPSQPTQLVPCHVKDHTINTVDLYTVTFDFTDIEAVSRFRVNLPADLDSASSRAEVIQSLEKLYKNHGDDVPLLTSEELGVKDPKFKKLCEQLGNIEKQVQKCELVCNPTEALEADYESFKKRASLERELDAIKQELDQVTQAIFSDELKKMMRVLRRLDYIDKDNIILRKARVACEITTSDENELLLTELLFKGVLNSMETEMIVALMSCLVNVHRTPDGFSLPEEFRQPLNDLNEIVNRIATLSIESGITQENTSVEKTMPSLMEVTYLWAKGAKFSDIVTKTNAYEGDIVRMMRRLEEQLRQMAGAARSPAIGCMELHDKFLKGIQLIKRDIVFASSLYL; via the coding sequence ATGCAGGATGACATACCCGTGGATGGTGAGCCGTGTGTGAAGCGATGCCGGCACGAGACCGTTCCCGCCATGACGTTTCCGTACGAGTTGGACGCGTTCCAGAGGGATAGCATAAATGCACTTGAGAACGGCGACAGTGTTCTTGTGTCTGCCCATACCTCCGCTGGAAAGACGACAGTGGCGCTTTACGCCATCGCCAAAGCAGTGCGGGAGAAAAAGCGAGTTATTTACACTTCACCTATCAAGGCGCTCAGCAATCAGAAGTTCAGAGAATTCACAGACAAGTTTGACTCCGTCGGGCTTATGACGGGCGATACAACCATAAAAGTAGATTCGGACTGCTTAGTCATGACCACAGAGATTCTGCGCAGTATGCTGTACCGCGGAACTGAGATGCTTCGTGAGGTTGGGTGTGTTGTATTCGACGAGGTACACTACATGAGGGACAAGTCACGCGGGGTGGTGTGGGAGGAGACTATAAGTTTGTTGCCCGAGGGCTGCCAGTACGTTTTCCTTTCGGCAACTATTCCAAATGCCAGGGAGTTTGCGGAATGGGTCGAGAGTATTCACCCCGGCACCAAGGTTCATGTAATTCACACTGATTATCGGCCCGTCCCGCTGCATCACTACGTGTATCCATGTGGTGCCGATGGTATATTTCTAATTGTCGACGAGCTCGGAAAATTTCGTGAAGACAATTTCAGGCGTGCTATGGCATCAGTTGGTGCTGGTAATAAAGGTGGTGATGCCAATGGTGCGGAGTCAACAGAGGTTGCGGCCGCTTCGCGTGGGAAGCAAAGGTCAATGCGGAAGTCAACAGAGCCCATTATGGAGATTATCAAGCTCGTGATGAACCGCAACATGTACcctattattgttttttcatttgcgAAAGCTGAATGTGAGCGTAACGCGCTAGCCCTTTCCAAGCTAAATTTTAATAATACGGAAGAGGATGCGCTTGTTACGGAGGTGTTCAACAATGCGATGGAGTGCCTTGCGACTGAGGACAGGAAACTCCCAGCGATTGAACACCTACTGCCGCTGCTGAAACGTGGTGTTGGGATTCATCACTCAGGTTTGTTGCCGATTTTGAAGGAGGTCGTGGAAATACTTTTTCAGGCGGGCCTTGTAAAGGTGCTGTTCTCCACTGAAACTTTTTCGATGGGGCTAAACATGCCCGCCCGCACAGTTGTCTTCACTTCCGTTAAAAAGTTTGATGGGGAGACAAACCGGTACCTCACAGGTGGTGAATACATCCAAATGTCCGGTCGTGCGGGGCGCCGCGGTTTGGATCGTGTGGGCGTTGTTATAGCGATGGTTGACGAAGCAGTGGAACCGGAGATTCTGAAGCAGGTCACCGGTGGAGGTGCTGACGTGCTAAATAGCAGTTTTCACCTCACGTACAATATGGTGCTCAACTTGCTTCGCGTGGAGGATGTAGACCCAGAGTTTATGATGCGGCGCAGTTTCGCTCAGTTTCAGCGACTACGTAACCGGCCGGCGCTGGAGATGAAGGCAGAAGAGTTGACGAAGGATATCACTTCGATTTGTGTGGAGCACGAGGAAATGTTCCGTCAATACGCCCACTGCCAGGAGCAACTCGAAAAGAAGCGTAAGCAAATTGGCGACTTTCTGAAACAGCCTGTTTTTATCAGAAGATTCACCAATACTGGCCGACTCCTCCGTATTCGACGTTCGACAGACGGAGCCTTGTTTAACTGGGGTATCTGCCGTTCATCTCGAGCAAAAACTTCTAATGCTGACGAGAAGGACCcgtcctctttttctgtggATGCTTTGGTTATTTGCCGCAAGGCTGATCCATCGCAACCGACTCAGCTGGTGCCATGCCACGTCAAGGACCACACTATCAATACGGTGGATTTGTACACCGTAACGTTTGATTTTACCGACATCGAGGCTGTCTCCCGCTTCCGGGTAAATCTCCCAGCCGACCTTGACTCGGCATCAAGCCGTGCAGAGGTGATACAAAGTTTGGAGAAATTATACAAAAACCATGGGGATGATGTCCCGCTACTCACAAGCGAGGAGTTGGGAGTGAAGGACCCGAAGTTTAAAAAGTTATGTGAGCAGTTGGGAAACATAGAGAAGCAGGTACAAAAATGTGAACTTGTGTGCAACCCAACAGAAGCGTTAGAAGCCGATTACGAGTCTTTCAAAAAGCGTGCTAGTCTTGAGAGGGAACTGGACGCCATCAAACAGGAGCTTGACCAGGTAACACAGGCTATATTCTCTGATGAGCTTAAGAAGATGATGCGTGTGCTGCGGCGGTTGGATTATATCGACAAGGATAACATTATTTTGCGCAAAGCACGCGTGGCATGTGAGATCACGACGTCGGATGAGAACGAGCTACTTCTCACGGAGTTGCTCTTCAAAGGTGTACTAAACTCTATGGAGACTGAAATGATTGTTGCACTGATGTCTTGTTTGGTGAATGTCCACCGAACTCCCGATGGTTTCTCGCTACCTGAAGAGTTCAGACAACCTTTAAATGACCTTAACGAGATCGTCAACCGCATAGCGACACTGAGCATTGAAAGCGGTATTACACAGGAAAATACAAGTGTTGAAAAGACGATGCCTTCGCTCATGGAAGTTACTTATTTGTGGGCAAAAGGAGCAAAGTTTTCGGACATTGTGACCAAAACTAATGCCTACGAAGGGGATATCGTTCGTATGATGCGTCGCCTTGAGGAGCAGTTGCGTCAGATGGCAGGTGCAGCGCGGTCTCCAGCCATTGGGTGTATGGAGCTGCACGACAAATTCCTGAAGGGTATTCAGCTCATCAAGAGGGATATTGTCTTCGCGTCGTCGCTGTACCTGTAG
- a CDS encoding RRP41p homologue, putative: protein MPVIKEYINPAGLRLDGRRPNEPRRLALEFGKISGCDGCCTVVSGLSHVCATVYGPREVSNRLDGKYNEVTITCDVVVAAFAGERRREQQRYSRLSEDISASVLDVARSVVLLSQYPNSQIHICIEVLKQDGSDKAACINAACLALIDASIAMRDVVYTQTVGLIEGFDVVDLTTEEIHSQCPSICITVQGHDPTNIVWMESNSRLAPEVITRLVKVAQKASTDVFETALRGPLEEHAATVLRLQANLGNIE, encoded by the coding sequence ATGCCTGTGATTAAGGAGTACATCAATCCCGCTGGGCTACGCTTGGACGGGCGCCGACCAAACGAGCCGCGGCGGCTAGCGTTAGAGTTCGGGAAGATTTCAGGCTGCGACGGCTGCTGTACGGTGGTGAGTGGACTATCGCATGTCTGTGCCACTGTTTACGGTCCCAGGGAAGTTTCCAACCGCTTGGACGGGAAATATAATGAGGTGACAATAacctgtgatgttgttgtcgctGCCTTCGCCGGAGAGCGCAGGCGCGAACAGCAGCGGTACTCAAGGCTCTCTGAGGATATTAGCGCATCAGTACTGGATGTTGCTCGCTCTGTTGTGTTGTTATCGCAGTATCCAAACTCACAGATTCACATTTGCATTGAGGTGCTTAAACAGGATGGTAGTGACAAGGCTGCTTGTATCAATGCAGCGTGTTTGGCCCTTATCGATGCAAGCATTGCCATGAGGGATGTTGTGTACACGCAAACAGTGGGGCTGATAGAGGGCTTTGACGTTGTGGACCTCACCACAGAGGAAATACACTCGCAATGCCCCTCTATATGCATAACGGTGCAGGGACACGATCCCACTAACATAGTGTGGATGGAGTCGAATAGCCGTCTCGCGCCGGAAGTAATTACCAGACTTGTAAAAGTGGCGCAGAAAGCCTCGACTGACGTGTTTGAAACCGCGCTTCGGGGTCCGCTGGAGGAGCACGCCGCTACGGTTCTCCGATTGCAAGCGAATTTAGGTAACATCGAGTAA
- a CDS encoding RBP15: MPLWRIFPLMSQRLNSLILILLVSDFLEGIRERMSDERILLVTGIPTKLCRGEELYKVFGNYGTIQQLRIGSDASTKGCAIVVYELCEAASAALEALHDFKVDRDRHLRVSVYDETRDRRALERRKRRREMKAEYSRNIASASAEVKAED; the protein is encoded by the coding sequence ATGCCCCTCTGGAGAATATTTCCCCTAATGTCTCAGCGTCTTAATTCTCTCATTCTAATTCTATTGGTTTCAGATTTCCTTGAAGGTATTCGAGAGCGAATGTCCGATGAGCGAATTCTCCTTGTAACGGGGATTCCCACAAAGCTGTGTCGTGGTGAGGAACTTTACAAGGTATTTGGAAACTACGGTACAATCCAGCAGTTACGAATAGGGAGCGACGCTTCCACGAAAGGGTGTGCTATTGTTGTATATGAGCTGTGCGAGGCCGCATCAGCTGCCCTGGAGGCGTTGCATGACTTTAAGGTGGACAGGGATAGACATCTTAGAGTGTCGGTGTACGATGAGACCAGAGATCGTAGGGCGCTAGAGCGGCGGAAGCGACGACGTGAGATGAAGGCGGAATATAGCCGCAATATTGCCAGTGCTTCTGCGGAGGTCAAGGCCGAGGATTGA